Genomic window (Dehalococcoidales bacterium):
TGATGGTAAACTGACCCTCTCATCCAAAGTCGGTGGCCGGCTGGTCGACTACATTGGCAAGGACAGGACGGATGACCTCATTGAGTATGTCGATGGTGTCTATCTCAGCTTCGGTGCTTCGGACAGGCTTTTCGGTGTGGGAGATGAGGTTGACGGGCTGGTCCGTAGTGCGTCGCTGGTGGAACTGCGTCTGACGCCGATGCCCCTGCGCCATCTCGGCACAGAACACTGCCGGTCTGTGCTTAAGGCGATGCGGGACCACCTGGAACCACGTCTGGATATCCTGCTTGGTACCGTGGCAGAGACAGTGGTCACCGATGATGGCCGTGTAAGCGGGATAACCACCGAGGCCGGCGACCGGTTCGAGTGTGATTACCTGGTACTGACACCGGGCAGAGAGGGTGCCGACTGGATGTCCCGGGAAGCGCAGCGACTCGGCCTGACCATGTACAGTAATCCCGTTGACGTCGGTGTCAGGGTGGAGGTGCCGGTGGCAGTTATGGAGGAATTCTGCGACGTCCTTTACGAGGGAAAACTGGAGTTCCTGTCCCCCAGTTTCGATGACCGTATCAGAACGTTCTGCATGTGTCCTGCCGGAGAGGTTATCGTGGAGTCCACCGGGGGAGCGGACCCCGTAATCACGGTAAACGGGCACAGCTATGCCGATAGTAAGAGTGACAACACGAATTTCGCCCTCCTGACGAGTACCACCTTCACCGAGCCGTTTCGGGAGCCGATTGCCTACGGGAAGTATCTCGCCAGGCTGGCCAATATCCTCAGTGGCGGGGTGCTGGTACAGCGCTTCGGTGACCTGATGCAGGGCCAGCGCTCCACACCGGCGCGTATCGAGCGTGGCCTGGTACGTCCTACCCTGGTGAGTGCCACTCCTGGCGACCTCAGCTTTGTGATGCCCTACCGTCACCTTGCCGGAATTGTGGAGATGCTCCGGGCGATGGACAAGCTCATCCCCGGCGTGGCTTCGTATCATACCCTGCTCTACGGCGTTGAGGTCAAGTTCTACTCCGGGCGTCTTCAGCTTACCCCCGGCCTGGAGACGGAAGTGGGCAACATGTTCGCCGCCGGTGACGGTGCTGGGGTCAGCCGTGGACTAATCCAGGCGTCGGCATCGGGCGTGGTTGCCGCCAGGGAGATACTGAGCCGGCGGCTCTGACTTCATTATAAGGAGTACAGGCCCTCCGTTTACGCCAGCATCGCGTGATTTGACACTTCCACCGGGATTGCCGCGCTTCGTTCGCAATGACTGATAGTCCGTATCTCAGAATGACAGGGTTCGGTTCGGGATGATTAACCTTGACGTCATTGCGAGGAGCGTACCGGCGTGGCGTCGGTTTCAGCGACAGGCCACTGTCTTCAGTGGCACGCAATCTCGGCACAACTGGGTAACCCTATCCCCGTACGGCTCGTACGAGCCGCACTCCCCCTCTCTTTTGAAGGAGAGGGGGACACAGGGGGTGAGGATGGAAGACAAGCGTCTTGACACGAGACATCTGTGCTATCTAAAATAATGCAGTGTGGGCACAGCTTCGTGCTTTCGGCAGGCAGCCACGGAGTCCGGTGCAGCGCCGGAGCGCCAGAAAAACGATAAGTAAGTACGTACAGGCAGAATTAGGAGCTTCGATGAAAGAAAGACTGACCGGTGACCTGAAGAAGGCAATGAAGGCTGGCGACACCACAAGGCGTTCGGTCATTCGCATGGTGATGGCCGCTATCAAGAACGCTGAAATTGCCACGCGCGCTACCCTTGAGGAGTCCGATGTCCTCGGTATTATCGCCAAGGAAGCCTAGGTGCGCGAAGAGAGTATCGAGGCCTTCAAGCAGGGGAACCGGCAGGACCTGGTTGACCAGCAGGAGGCGGAGCTGGCTATTCTTCAGGAGTACCTGCCCAAACAGGCCACGCGTGAGGAGATTGTCGACGCGGCGCGCACTGTCATTGCCGAGGTCGGTGCCGAAGGGCTGCGTGACAAGGGCAAGGTAATGCCCGTACTGGTTGCCCGGTTCAAAGGTAAGGCCGACGGCCGGGAGATAAACGCCGTGGTCACCGAACTGCTCGGCTCTTAGTCCTGCTTATGGCAGCGGCCAGCTACTTCCAACCCTCGTGTAGCGCCAACTCTGTATTCTCAGCTTCTGCGAGAATAACCGTGTTCCGACCAGCCAGTAATGGTGTATAATGCTGTCGGAAGCATCAACGGGAGGACTGGACAACGATGAAGATAGCAGATGTCAGGACATTCATTGTGGGGAACCCACCGCCCTACCACGGGGGAATGAACTGGGTATTCCTGAAACTGGTGACGGACGGTGGCACCGTCGGTTATGGCGAAGCCTATGGTGTGCCGTTTAATCCCCTTGCTGTGGCGCAACTCATCGAGAGTGTCGGGGAGCGACTTATCATTGGCTCCGACCCTTTCCGGATCGAAAGGCTGTGGCGCACGGTATACACCAGTGGCTATGACCTTCATCCCGACCTTACCAAGATGGGCATACTCAGCGCCTTTGAGATGGCCTGCTGGGATATCGTGGGCAAGGAACTGGACCAGCCGGTATACAATCTCCTCGGAGGGCAGTATAACGAAAGGGTCCGGTCCTACACGTACCTCTATCCTGCCCCGGACGACCCGGTGCGAGGTAACCTCCACACCGACCCGGAGCGCGCCGCTAAAAGGGCCGTTTATTATGCCGACCAGGGCTTCACCGCGGTCAAGTTCGACTCTGTCGGACCGATGTCCGAGGACGACCCGGTACAGCTTTCCCTGGAAACTCTGGATAATGCTGAAGCCGTTGTAAGGGCGGTACGGGAGGCCGTTGGCAACCGGTGTGACATTCTGTTCGGTACTCACGGACAGATGGTTACCTCCAGCGCCATCCGTCTGGCCAAGAGGCTGGAACCATACGACCCTCTCTGGTTTGAGGAGCCGGTCCCGCCGGAGAACCGCGACGAGATGGCTCGGGTAGCCCGTTCCACGAGTATTCCCATCGCCACCGGGGAGCGCCTGTCGACCAAGTATGAGTTCCGGGAACTGCTTGACA
Coding sequences:
- a CDS encoding NAD(P)/FAD-dependent oxidoreductase — its product is MPWNPYNISLTPNGAGNTMTLSGAMIKKYDVIIVGGGPAGLFAALEVVKTSDLSVLLVEKGRDIDSRQCPARDRDIPCAACEPCNLVCGLGGAGAFSDGKLTLSSKVGGRLVDYIGKDRTDDLIEYVDGVYLSFGASDRLFGVGDEVDGLVRSASLVELRLTPMPLRHLGTEHCRSVLKAMRDHLEPRLDILLGTVAETVVTDDGRVSGITTEAGDRFECDYLVLTPGREGADWMSREAQRLGLTMYSNPVDVGVRVEVPVAVMEEFCDVLYEGKLEFLSPSFDDRIRTFCMCPAGEVIVESTGGADPVITVNGHSYADSKSDNTNFALLTSTTFTEPFREPIAYGKYLARLANILSGGVLVQRFGDLMQGQRSTPARIERGLVRPTLVSATPGDLSFVMPYRHLAGIVEMLRAMDKLIPGVASYHTLLYGVEVKFYSGRLQLTPGLETEVGNMFAAGDGAGVSRGLIQASASGVVAAREILSRRL
- a CDS encoding mandelate racemase/muconate lactonizing enzyme family protein, encoding MKIADVRTFIVGNPPPYHGGMNWVFLKLVTDGGTVGYGEAYGVPFNPLAVAQLIESVGERLIIGSDPFRIERLWRTVYTSGYDLHPDLTKMGILSAFEMACWDIVGKELDQPVYNLLGGQYNERVRSYTYLYPAPDDPVRGNLHTDPERAAKRAVYYADQGFTAVKFDSVGPMSEDDPVQLSLETLDNAEAVVRAVREAVGNRCDILFGTHGQMVTSSAIRLAKRLEPYDPLWFEEPVPPENRDEMARVARSTSIPIATGERLSTKYEFRELLDKQAAVILQMALGRVGGILEAKKIAGMAEAYYAQIAPHLYCGPIEAAANIQLATCSPNFLIQESIETFGGFHAELLNEPIQWEDGYIIPPTKPGLGVELNEEVAIKNPYIPSRDWMRT